The DNA segment AACGCGAACCCGCGGACGGCGTTCCGGCGGACGTTCAGCGCCGCGACGAAGTTTGCGCGCGGGCGCTCGGGGACGTTCTGTGACACGTTCGGCGATTGGGCGCGTCGGGTAAAAGACGCGTCGGTGTCAACTCGCGGACCGTGGGAGTCGCCCCTGGCCGGAACCCCGACGCCCGTCCGAACGTTTTTCTCGCGTGGCTGCGTCGCGAACCGCATGACGTTGGAGGACGGACTTGTCGTGAACGGGACGGCCGTGGCGGTGGCGGCGCTCGGCCTCTGGCTCGCCGGACCGCTCGGCATGCTCCTCGTCGGTTTCGCGATGGTCGGCGTCGGCGCGCTGCTGTCTCGAGACTCCGAGGACGGCGCTCTGGAATCAAGCAACTGCCCGGACTGTGGCGCGGTGGTAGAGGGCGACGCCTGCGACTACTGCGGTCGCTCGCTCTCCGAGTAACTCGTCCGGCCGTTCGCCGCCGGGGGAATCCTGCGCTCTAGGGCGAGCGCGCCGACGCCCAACAGGAGCGACAGGCCGACCAGCGCGGGCCAGAGCAGTTCCTCGACCCCGTAGTCGAAGAACGCCCCACCGACCACGGGGCCGATTCCGAACCCCACGCGCTTGGCGACCTCTAGCGCCGACAGTTGGCTCCCGCGGGTTTCGGCGCGCCCGAGGTCGCTCGCCAGCGCGGTGACCAGCGGCGAGTGGAATATCTCGCCCACGGTCCGGAGCACGAGGAACGCCCCGACGAGCGCGACCCCCAGCACGAACCCCGCGCCGTGCGCGAGCACGATGGCGACGAAGCTCGCGGCCCAGAAGCACGCCGACAGCGCGAGGCCGCGGGTCCGGCGCCACGACTCGACCCACGACACTGCGGGCAACTGGAAGAGGACGATGACCAGCGGGTTGAGGACGTACAGCGTCCCCAACTGCTCGCTGGTCAGGCCGAACGCGTTCTCGGCGAAGACGGGGACGGTGCTCTGCATTTGGGCGTACGCTATTGCGAAGCCGACGTTGAGCACCGCGAGCGCGAGCATCGCAGGTTCGGTCATCGCGCGGCGCCACTCGCCGAGGGTCGCCCTCAGTCCGCGAGAGTCGGCGTCCTCGATTTCCTCGATTCCGTCTCGCGCTGCCGCGGTCGCGCGCGACCGCGGCAGCGCGACCCACAGCAGGGCCGCGACGACTCCGCTGGTGAGGCCGTCGGCGACGAACACCGCGACGTGGGCGACGCCGTAGAGCACGCCGCCGAGGACGAACCCCGCGCCGAACCCGGCGTTGCTGGCGACCTTCAGCAGGCCGTAGGCCCGGTCGCGGGCGGCGTCGGTCGTGAGGTCGGCGACCATCGCCTGACTCGCGGGCGCGAACAGGCCGGCGGCGAACCCGGCGGTCGCGGCGACCGCGACGAACTCGGGCGCGCTCCGCACGAGCGCGTAGGCCGCGAGGCTGGGCGCCGACAGCGCCATGCTCGCGACCATGACGGGCTTTCGCCCGCGGGCGTCGGCGAAGTACCCGCCGACCAGCGTGCCGACCGCGGTGGCGACGCTGTTGGCGAACAGGCCGGTGCCCACTAGCGTGAACGGGATGCCGACCTCGCCGTAGAAGTACAGCGTCGCGAACGGGTAGACGATACCCGACCCGAGCACGTTGAGCAGGCGGGCCGCGGCGACGACGTAGACCGCCCGGTCGAACCCTCGGAAGCCCGCGAACGCGGCGGCGAGACGGCGCATCGCTTCCGCGTAGTCGCGGCCGCCCGAAAGGCGTTCGGGAAGCGGACACGCAAGCGTACTCGAAAGCGTGCCGGCGGCTCGGACCGTCGCGCGGTCGCCGACCCAAAGCGATAACGGCCGCGAACGTGTCTATCGAGCGACCGATGACTCGCGTCCGCTGGCGGCACCGAGACACCGTCCTGTCGCTGTGCGTGCTCGCGTACTTCGGCGTCCGGTTCGTCGAGTACGCCCTGAGCCTCGTGTTCGCGGACGTCGAAGCCACCCTGGGCGTCTCGACGTTCGTCGTGGGACTCGCCGTCGCCGCGAGCACCGTCACGTACGCCGCGGCCCAGTTGCCCAGCGGTGCGCTCGGCGACCGCTACGGCGAGCGCACCGTCGTCCTCGCCGCGCTCGGCCTCACCGGCGTGGCGAGTCTCCTGCTCGCACTGTCGCCGTCGGGGCTGTTCGTCATCCTCGGGATGGCGCTGCTGGGGCTGGTCAGCGGGGCGTACTACAGCCCGGCGACGGCGCTCCTGAGCGACCTGTTCGAGGAGACGGGTCGCGCCATCGGGGTCCACCGCCTCGGGGCGCAATTCGTCGGATTCACCGGCCCGCTCGTCGGCGTCGTCGCCGCGCGGTACGGGTGGCGCGCGGTTCTCGCGCTCGCGGGCGTCGTCGTGGTCCCCGTCCTGCTCGGCTTCCGCCTGCTCGTTCGGCCGCGTCGCCCCGTGCGACCCGAGACGCCGATTCGAGAGCGAATCACGCCCGAGGCGGCCGCCGACCTGCTGTCGCGGCCGCCAATCGCGTTCACCACCGGCGTCGCGGCGTTCGCGCAGTTCGTCGACACCGCGACGTTCTCGTTCCTGCCGCTGCTCCTCCGGCAGTACCACGGCGTCTCCGTCGAACTGGCGGGCGTCCTCTTCACCGCGTACTTCGGCGCGGTGACGGCGAGTCAACCGTTCGCGGGGTGGGCGTCCGACCGACTCGGCCCCGACCCCGTGACGGTCGTCGCACTCTCCGTCGGCGTCGCGGGCTACCTCCTCCTGCTCGTCCGCGGCGGCGTCGCGACGGTCGCCGCGGCGGTTCTCCTCGTCGGGTGCGGAATGGGCTGGGGACCGCCCGTCCAGTCGCGGTTCGTGACCCACCTCGACGACGCCGAGCGGGGAATCGGGTTCG comes from the Halorussus vallis genome and includes:
- a CDS encoding MDR family MFS transporter; amino-acid sequence: MRRLAAAFAGFRGFDRAVYVVAAARLLNVLGSGIVYPFATLYFYGEVGIPFTLVGTGLFANSVATAVGTLVGGYFADARGRKPVMVASMALSAPSLAAYALVRSAPEFVAVAATAGFAAGLFAPASQAMVADLTTDAARDRAYGLLKVASNAGFGAGFVLGGVLYGVAHVAVFVADGLTSGVVAALLWVALPRSRATAAARDGIEEIEDADSRGLRATLGEWRRAMTEPAMLALAVLNVGFAIAYAQMQSTVPVFAENAFGLTSEQLGTLYVLNPLVIVLFQLPAVSWVESWRRTRGLALSACFWAASFVAIVLAHGAGFVLGVALVGAFLVLRTVGEIFHSPLVTALASDLGRAETRGSQLSALEVAKRVGFGIGPVVGGAFFDYGVEELLWPALVGLSLLLGVGALALERRIPPAANGRTSYSESERPQ
- a CDS encoding MFS transporter, whose product is MTRVRWRHRDTVLSLCVLAYFGVRFVEYALSLVFADVEATLGVSTFVVGLAVAASTVTYAAAQLPSGALGDRYGERTVVLAALGLTGVASLLLALSPSGLFVILGMALLGLVSGAYYSPATALLSDLFEETGRAIGVHRLGAQFVGFTGPLVGVVAARYGWRAVLALAGVVVVPVLLGFRLLVRPRRPVRPETPIRERITPEAAADLLSRPPIAFTTGVAAFAQFVDTATFSFLPLLLRQYHGVSVELAGVLFTAYFGAVTASQPFAGWASDRLGPDPVTVVALSVGVAGYLLLLVRGGVATVAAAVLLVGCGMGWGPPVQSRFVTHLDDAERGIGFGLVRSAYIGFAALNGVVVGGIVTLSGWKAAIWVLVVALAVPAAALGANRATGRWT